A stretch of DNA from Maniola hyperantus chromosome 14, iAphHyp1.2, whole genome shotgun sequence:
GCAAATTACCACTAAATTCTGGTAAATGCAAATCTGGTAGTTTGCTGTATGATGAATAGTCACTTTGCTGAGGTACCATCGCTGGCTTCTCACTCCTCATGGCTAATCTTGCCTCTAACTCTGCTAAATTTTCTTCACCTCGAAGTTGGTCGTTAGTCAAATCTGATATCTCGTCTGGATTGGGATCGTTAcagattttgaaataattatataattctgTGGTGAATCGGGACAAAATTGCTTTCAATTTAGACCTCACAATCCTTGCTGATTCTAAGTTTTCATCATTTTCATGAAGAGTCTGACATAAATTGAGAGCTTGATCCGAGAGAGATTTCACTTCTTTGACAAATGTGGACAAACGACTTAAAAGTATTTCTTCCATTTTGAGGTTAAATATTCTGGAAATACAATTTAGACTAGGTATGACAACCTACaataactataggtatataataaccTATCATCAGGTATATCCACTTACTCACATTTGAAATAagtcatattttatattttttatttattttatatctaattagaacggcagtgccacttacactaactggAATAAGCCACTCATATAAGCCACACGACATTCAACCTTATGCCAACGGCACAAGTActttgaaaagtaaaaatatttctctTACATAAGCTACACAAAATTCTACTCTATGTCAATGGCAAAGTACCTTGTCAGGTAAGAtagtttaaaactttaattatagtAGTTGTTActattaacttaatttattaataaagaatTAAGTTATTTCCATATTATTATCGAAGGTTAAAACAacaagtacattattttttgtcaCAACACATAAGATCTATAAGTACCattcatgtaggtatgtatcatcaccatcaaattataatcaaaacaatgaaaaacaaaatgtagaattattttaagaatttgCTATTAATAATTCATGCCAACTGTACACCATATAGcattaaactttattttaaatcattttggAAAATGTTACTTTTGAAATATTGATTTACTTGTTGCATGGAATCTGagagcaataataataaacaatatttgtCATTGTTTAGTATTTAAAATCATTCATGAACATTGTGTCTATAAAGTTATAAACATAAAACTTCAAATAAATTCTACAAGTTAACTTGAAACTATTTTTCAAATCAGGTAAAATTGTTCTTGGAAACATctcataaagataataaaatattggaATTATCTAACTTTGGTAAATAAAGTATGTATACACCTACATACAAACAATTATTCTTCCAGTATTGTGGATCAAGTTATAATTCTGGATATTATCTTACACATGGATAATTAGGTTTAGCACAGATAGCCTACTACGCTAGAGTATATGTACTTGGAATTCTCGTTTGAAAGTACTACTGTtcctataattataatatatccaAAACATACCTTATACTAATTTTGGTAAGTACTTAGGAGTAAAATACTGATCGTGTCCTCCTGTGGTTGCCTAAAACAAGTATATGTTCACATTTAATTACACTAATAAGGTGACTTGGAAATTTGTGGCGTGTCTTACAAAGAAAATTCCGGTGTGTCCGAATTCAAATATGTAACCGATCATCTCGCTAACTTGCTCGAATCTAGTCAACGATTGAAATGAGTTAAGGTCTATTAACACTCAACAGTAGGTTTCttcattaagtaattaaatttctgTTAAATATCAAAGCAACTCATGTACTAATGATcttgtatgaaaattttcttAAGTAgtttaactctttgatttgaccgtgcaaataaacttttcgtcACAAAACTCGAAACGAATAGCGTATTCACATTATCAAACGATAGAAATATAATGGTCCTCTTACGAAGTACAAAACGAAAGTGCTTACctgtttatttatctttattccACACTTATTCAGCGTTTTATGGTTTTACTAAAGAACTTGCGTCGTTTagttaataagtaaaaataaaaaatggccgATATCAGGCACGGAGACGGAGTTGAACTTGAAATAGTGTATTTACGCGGCAAGTTTGAAACCTGATACTTAACCCTTTTATCTTTAAGTACGGATCCCGAAAGTTATCTTAAAATTAGTCTTATAATTAatcctttttattaaactaaataaCTTATATATTTAAACGGTTTTCCACATTAATTAGTAAATGTAATAACTAAAAAGATGCTAAAAAGCCTATCGTCACTATACTCTACTGATCGCTACCTATATATTGGTGTACTCTATGACCATAGATCACTATATTAATTACATAGATTAATTAGTAGTCCATGTTCTATGAATAAAGCTTAGCGTACATCAAACATTCTTAGACCTACCTAAGACGCCATTTTCTAAATTTCACGTCCGGTTCAACCAATTGATAGCTCAATCAATCAACTTTCATTTATCTAAAAATTGCATTAAAATGATTTTGCATTCATAATTACCCGTATAAAATATtcccatcataatattattacgtgaCCAATCTCAATTTTAAACGAAAATAGCTCATTTTACTATGAAACAGTTATAACTTGACGATATTAATTTCGTCAGTGAATGATAGATGGCGTTGAGAGTAACAACTTGcaatttttcaataaattataataatttggatTCTTAAAATTGGCAAATATTTGATTTGTAATTATCCCAGCATCTCCACCATGTCGCCATCTCCGTAGGGGATGAAGACTGACAGCTGAGTCTTCAGACGGCGATGCAATATTGCCCGtgttctatattaatattaatgaatCCATTATTGCAATATGTTACTCTCACCTTATTTCCTGTAACTTGTGGGTGACCTGTGAGCTATCAGCTGAGGCCACTGTCCTCAACTGTAGATTGTGCTATGCGTCACCAtctgtaatatttaatttcagctATGATTCACACTGAATCCGTTAAGTGCCTAAAGTTTATACATGTAGAAAGCACTATTGCTTTGCCTTGTTTACTTTACTGACATAGGTACAATTGGTCCACTCTGAGGAGTGGACGAGCGATCTTTATTGCTTTTGTCTCAATGACCGGTGTCCAGACGTCAGTCTGGACCCACCTGTCATGTCACTGACTCCAGGGCTTAGTGTGTGAGCCACCACGGCTTTGCTACCTTACAGGTCAAATACCGCCCTCGCGGTACGGGGTTAACCGCACCGCCTGAGGCACCCTAACTGCCGGCAGTTGTCCAAAACGTTTGGTTGGACATGCCCACGCCTGTTGCGGCTGGGAAGTCATGATCCGCTCACACGGCACTGCACTACAGCAGTGCCGCTCCTATGTCtcattattatactttatagaagCTTAGGCAATACTATGTAAACCTGAGACACTTAGCTGATTCACATCTGCTTGGATGTCACTGCCCGTTGACCCAGTCCAGCACGTATCACTCACGTATATTACCACTAACAATGAACTACGATATGAAATTTGAGATATTAGGCGCGTTTGGCGGCCATATTACATACATGTCTAAACTTGAATTCTCTATGCTCAAAGAGAGACCAAAAGCTACTCTAGACTAGAATACTCACCATAGAGTATCAGTGTtgctatgtacaatatttacatTCGCGGAAGTCGCGacacgcctggaccgattttgaaaattctttttttgtttgaaagggtatacttcaaagttggtcccatttaaatttggtgaagatctgatgaacatcttcgaagatagatactggaactcctcaacggataagagtaaattgctcgcgatcagtgtaatagcttagtaaacagtagatttttaaccagtcatagcataattccatgggaccactaaaaattgtgaaataaaaaaatttcacaaaaaaaataaaaaccgacttcgatacacaaacactaaaaattgaaaaataatttaatttattaccaaatatattatgtatacaagagttaatatagttccataataatattttttggggtcggtgccattgtggagtctcataaaaatatgaagtctagacgattcgcgcagctaaagctaattggcaccggcaccaaaaagtattattatggaactatattaactcttgtatacataatatattcggtaataaattaaattatttttaaatttttagtgtttgtgtatcgaagtcggtttttatttattttgtgaaattttttttgtttttacattttttgGTTTCgctcacagagtacattatatgcTTTCGCTCTTGGTAATAGTATTTTGACACCGGtattttgatgattttgattTCGTTATTTACATTTGTTTTAATCACAAAACATGTCCAAAGTgcttataataaaacatttaccATCTATGTTGAGTTTTGAagacaaaaaacaattattaaaacatTTTGGAGCTGAACAAGTTTGGGAAACTTCGAAGAAACGCGACTATGTATTTGCTTCTTTTTCTACACTAGAAAAAGCTGAACTCTCCTTATCGCGTCTCCATCAATTAGAAATAGCACAAAGGCGTTTAGTTGTAGAATATTCCTTCGAGAAAGTACCGGTGGAACAAACTAAACAGAAAAATGAATCAGATTCAAGCACTACAAATCTAATAAGAGAGTTTCTACGCGCTCTTAACGCGTGGAATCCATCTGTAGACTTCTACCAGCCACCACCTACccatattaaatataaatacccGAAAGCAACCTCTCAAATAGTTATCAATATCGTCCATGCATTATTTACTCATAGACCTTTTTATACTCAAACCTTGCACCTAATGAACAAGATGGCACTTGATACTCCATTTCAAGAGAATAACGCTGCCTTAGAATTTTTTAAAGAGACTTTTAGAGAGTATTTTTCATATGAAATCCCTGTTCTCCCTGCTAGTGAGTCTGAATCTGAAATATCAAGTGATGAAACCTGTGAAAAGCAAAAACAACACTTACCCTCAGTGCTGAAAAGAAAACACACTTTACCGAAAACGAGAAAGAGAGCTGCGGCTGTTCTCTCCACGGCATCGTTACCTAAACCAAAGAAACCTCATGTAGTTATAGACCAAAAGGAAGTTTTTGATGTTGTTACTCCAGTTGCAGAATCAAAGAAAATATCCCTAGTCGTATCGCAGGATGCACTCGCTAAGCAAGCTGAGGAGCCCCAAGTTATCGGTGAGCTTGGAAGGTTCCAGAAAGAAGAACAAGCCTCAGAGGAAGCAGTGGAAACTGTTGAACCTGAAAAACCAGCGATTACTAGGAAGGAGTTGTTAAAGAATAGAATTTCTTATAGCGATATGAAAATTTTGCCCGTCTTTAAGAACTATCACCCTGGAGAACCGTCTATGAGGTTGTATATTAAAAATCTAGCTAAAAATGTCACGGAACAAGATGTCAAAAGGATATATAAGCGTTATGTGGATCACATACCAGAAGATGAGCTTATAGGCTTTGATGTGAGAGTGATGCAGGAAGGAAGAATGAAAGGACAAGGCTTTGTTACATTCCCGTCAGTGAGGATAGCAGAGAATGCATTAAATGAAACCAATGGATATTTACTCAAAGAGAAACCTATGGTTGTACAATTTGCTAGGGCTGCtaataaaaaaacttgaatGAATAACTTCTGATTTTATtgcaatacataaaataataataatatagtagcgagaccaataattaatctatgtaatatagattaaaaaagaattagctttTCCATTGAAGAATTGGAAATGCAGAAAAATGCATGTAGTTTCTTCCATAAATTAGCAATCAGTGGGCTAATTATTCTGTTTTACACTATTTCTAAATTGATATGTATTTGATAGAAGCCACCTAGTGCACATTTTTCTACACGGAGAAGTAAGAAAGTTATAGCAATACTTTTCGATTTTCTGTTATATAATTAGTTAGAGAGATATGCAACAGAATTAGCTGCACTGTCAGTTAATGGAAATTATTTGCattccttttttaaccgacttcaaaaaaggaggaggttctcaattcgactatgttttcttttattttttttgtatgtttgtaacgcgattactccgtcaattatgaaccgattttgataacccttttttgtttggtaggtcGTACTTGAGAGTTGGTCCTATTTtactttggtgaagatctgatgaatatcttcagagatggagaacagaactcctcactggataagagtaaattgctcgcgatcagtgtaatagcttagtaaacagtagggttttaaccaggcatatcatattttagtatgatggggccactaaaaattgtgaaataaaaaaaattcaaaaaaaaataaaaaccgacttcaataaccgccaacactaaaaagtaaaaaataatttaatttattacccaatatataatgtatacaagagttattgtagttctatagtaatatttttggagccggtgccaattagccgcacaaaccgtctatctactcttcatagtgttttgTGACGCCACATTGGCATGGACTCCAAAAAATaatactatagaactacaataactcttgtatacataatatatccatactaatattataagtgcgaaagtgtgtctgtctgtctgctagcctttcacggcccaaccgttcaaccgattttgacgaaatttggtacagagatagcttgcactggggaaggacataggctactttttatcccggaaaatcaaagagttcccacggaattttaaaaaacagaaatccacgcggacgagtcgtgggcatcatctagttgggtaataaattaaattattttttacttttggtggttattgaagtcggtttttttttttgaatttcttTTATATTGACAATATTCAAACTAAAATCTGGAAGATCTATTCAAATCTCACACACTGGTCTTACCCTTTTCTACCATAACTTGTATGTTCAATTTTAGGGGAGGGCAAATAAAAACAGTTTTCagcacaaaaatattatattgtcacCAACTCAATTGTATATGGCATCGTTTCTCTATCCTCTGAATCAGTGTATGTACCATTTGCAATTTTATGTAATATGGGCAAGGTGCTATCAATTGCTATCAGTTGATCTATAAGGCTTCCTACTACTTTGTGTACATTACTCAAAACATCCAAGACTTTCTCGTCTTTACTCAACACGTTCTGTTGATAAAAAGAGTCCAAAAGTAGAATACACCAATCAAAAAGTTTACTCTCATAGTGTGGATTGATGAAAATATCAGAATCAACAAGTAAATAAGTTATATAAGTCATTAAAAACAAAGCATTATCTAGTGATAGACTATTCCTTAAATATGGTATTAATATCGCATCACTGAAAGCAATCTCAAACAGATATCGAAGTAAAGCAAAACATTGATTATCATGATCACAAAATTTTATGAATTCTTCATGATTTGTAATATCGATTTTACTTGGATTTATCTttttaataacataattaaGTAGCACAACCAAAATTGATTCAGGGATGTCTACAAAGGTCCTAATAACTCTATTTACTTTATCAATATCATCTAGGTCAACTAACTTTGCTACGACTTGAGAGCACATACTCCTTTCTGTTAAACCAAATTTTAATAAGTCTTTCACCTCCTCGGGGTAACTGAATGCAGGTTCTACAGGAGTGTCCCAGTTTACAATGTCTGTACAATCATCTTGGACAATCTCATGGGATCCGAGGAGACTTGATAGATTTCTGTTAACCTCCACCATATAAGGCAACATGCCAATATGATTAGATGCTTCAAGGATTATCCTGCTATTGAAACAGTACAATTTAGCACTCTCCGAGTACATTTTCATTGGGTATTTGCATGATCCAACGCCGAGTATGCTGTTGTAAGCCACTAAGATTGCTCCGTCTTGGTCAGTATTACTTCCGAATAATATTAGATGGTCTTTACCCATCCAAGCGATGGATACACTTGCATCAGTTGATATCCATGGTACATTACCAATAGTTTTCCATGATTTCTTCAACAGGTTATATTCTGTGATTTTTGCATCACTCCctggaatgtttttttttataataattgatacAACATACTTCAAATTTTATAGAATTTAGGAATACTTATCTTAATTCGTTCAAATAAAAGTATGATTTgtcagattactaaactaaaaatactcaggaataatgtttTTATATGGGAAACAGTGAAAAGGGGATAAATATATTAGTTCTAACTTGtaacaattaaattaacaaCTGAATTAGCACTACTTGACCCAATGCCAGCTCATgtttattcatttaaataatactaaaaagttAATACCTGCtaatagctttttaaaaatcccgtggacacTGCttatccaggataaaaagtaccatGTCTCTTTTTAGGTCTttcactatatccatgcaaaagatCACGTTGATTGGTTTCTCTATTggggtgtgattgaaggacaaacaaacacacttttcctttaataatattagtaggattaacttacacatgaaataaattgctagattaTTGTCCGAACTGATAAGTTCCCCAACGATGTGAGCTTTAGTGCCCTCAGCTCTAGTGACTTTGATTCTATTCAGTTTTGACTTCTCCATATCACCTAACTCTTCTCTAATCGGGCATGTCATGATTTCATAGCTgcctttattgtttttaatgagATAGCAAATGTAATCTGttttttgtatattataataacccGTATCCACTATAGTTTCAGAGTCTTTGATGAGGAGTTTGGTATTATATGTTTTTCTGTTATCTAGAGCATAAGGAAGCGAGGCGGAGTTGCCGCTTTCGAAAACAATAAGGGGTGGTTCACAATTTCTTGGTATAAGCTTCATGATATTTACTGAAAACTGTAACAAAGCATcatgtatttatttttcaatgttACTTAAGAGATTAGTTAAAAGTTACTCTTACGTAAGTTAGAGTAATCTTAATAGTATTACCTTGAACTTTTTACTCTTATCCAAATTGCAGGAATCTTCTTTCCATATTTTAATGGTGTTCTTATTGAATACTCCAACATAAGCACCTTGATGCTTATCAAATATCACTGCTGAAGTCAGGTGGTCTTTTGAAGTCCAGCCGCCAATTTGTTTCTGATCTGAAAGCTAATTACAACCATGATAATCTACTGcaaccatttataatgtgttttaTAACAGTTAAGATACATAAACATTTAATTTACTCGATATTTGTTGACGACGTTTCTTCCTAAAGTAACAATAACATTTTCATCGTCCTGGTCCTGTGTCACTCCTAAGAAACTTTTCTGGTCAATCAATGGACACAACACATAGTAATTATGGAGTTTTGCCATCGTTGGGCTGCTTAATAACAGTATTTACAGAAATTAAAGAAATTAGAAATATACAATCAAACGTGTTCGCTAGACATTAGACATTTATTACCACATGTTATTAGTCTGTGATTGATACCACAGATCAATAACATTATAGGATATGATACCCTtgccaaagaatttttaagtactacttcgtatgTCGATGACCTTTGTTGTTTGACTagcgcatcaagcagcttgatcaagtaAATAAATCTACGTGTTTGACCGTGTCGGAAGCCCTTAAAACTGGAAAAACTTCATTGTGGTGAGTGATCTGTGTTTCAATAATTTCAATCATAGATTTCAATGATGTGAGcaggctcaaaaaggctagaatccagggccgtaaaaccagtttaaaaaaaaatgaagtcaTAAAAGATTATGTACCTAATGTCAACAAGTcatttcaatttttagggttccgtaccttaaaaggaaaaacggaacccttatgggatcaccaTCGACATAGGTGTACTACGTAGactactacgtagtacaccTATGTactacttccaacttctttggggatcactttgttgtctgtctgtcaagaaacatacagggtagttcccgttgacctagaatcatgaaatttggcaggtaggtaggtctcatagcataCATTCGCGGAAAAATTAAAACCgtttatttgtggttacatcacacaaaaataaataaatattgtggtcatgaactaattataaattttcaattttcgaagcaagataactagttatatcaagtggggtatttttatttatttttatgcatcatagtttctgaattatcgtgcaaaatgtcgaaaaccctcgttgcgcgagcctgactcgcacgtggccggtttttttttttttacaaggaCAAGTTATTCAGTAGTTTGACGTttcaggtatacatattaatctatggtttgACGTTTCCGaagatttcattattattatttggaattttcttttttaaaagagTTTTAGTACGTAATAATAATACGTATTGAACTGATTGTGATTACATTTCGTTCAATTACTTACGTAGTAGGTACGCCGTACGTCCAAACTGCAGAGATTGAGAGAAAATGTCGACAGCCGGTCAAGTGATAAAATGCAAGGCTGCGGTGGCCTGGAAGGCAGGTGAACCACTTTCCATCGAAGAAATCGAAGTGGATCCACCGAAAGCTGGAGAAGTGAGGATTAAGATAGTCGCCACCGCCATTTGCCACACCGATGCTTACACATTATCGGGGAAAGATCCAGAGGGTGTGTTCCCGGTGATTTTGGGCCATGAAGGCGGTGGTATCGTGGAGAGTATCGGACAAGGCGTCACTACGGTGAAGCCAGGTGACCATGTGCTACCTCTATACGTCCCGCAGTGTAAAAAATGCAAATTCTGCCTTAACCCCAAAACTAACCTATGTCAAAAAGTCCGAGTCACGCAAGGGCAAGGCCTCATGCCGGACGGTACCAAGCGATTCCGCTGCAAGGGTCAGGAGCTGTTCCACTTCATGGGATGCTCAACGTTTAGTGAATATACTGTTGTTCATGAAATTTCCTTGTGCAAAATCGACGATAAGGCCCCGCTTGATAAGGTCTGTTTGCTCGGCTGCGGGGTTACCACAGGTTATGGTGCTGCCATAAACACGGCGAAGGTCGAAGCTGGGTCTAACTGTGCTATATTTGGTCTAGGCGCCGTCGGGCTGGCTGTCGCTTTAGGCTGCAAAGTTTCTGGTGCTAATCGCATAATTGGTGTGGATACCAACCCTGACAAAGAAAGAATTGCTAGGAAATTTGGTGTAAATGAATTCGTGAACCCTAAAGATCACGATAAACCCATACAGCAAGTGCTTATTGATATGACCGATGGTGGGTTGGATTATACTTTTGAATGTATTGGCAATGTTAATACTATGCGTGCAGCTTTGGAAGCAGCGCACAAGGGTTGGGGAGAGTCTGTAATTATTGGAGTTGCGGCCGCTGGGGAGGAAATCAGCACACGTCCATTCCAGCTTGTGACTGGCCGAGTCTGGAAGGGCACAGCCTTTGGGGGGTACAAAAGCAGAGACAGTGTCCCTAAATTAGTAGATGACTACCTCCAAAAGAAACTACCTCTTGATGATTTTGTTTCACATAAAGTATCGCTGGATGAAATTGATGTAGGTTTCCATTTGATGCATATCGGTGTGGCCATTCGTGTTGTTGTACTTTTCTAGAGGTTTCCATACAAGTTTGggctatataatatattaaaatattcctAGTTATTAAGCATTTAACTATTGTATAGTACCTAGCATGTAAATTAAGATTTGTTAAACTGGGTTTTatctgtaaaatatagtggtttttatgtatttcattatatagttgttttattttgtttgctcGTATGTTCGTCTTCTTTTTCCTGGTTTTCTTTTCCACACGTAGATGTGGCCATCCATTGTACGTGAGACCCTTGGTGCAGCTCCCTGACGGCTCTTGtgtaatgactagcttatgctcgcgccatgtggactacacaaatttcaaacctctatttcaccaccatgaatttcaaaaatcctttcttagctgatgcatacatcataataactatctgcatgccaaatttgaacCTGATCTGAGCTGTGCATATATAGATTaatcagtctgtcaccttttcctatatTATTTAGACTATTTTTAGAGAccaaaataaagaaacaaaaggTAGAGTTTCCTGCTTAGTCATATTATGTTTGGCTTCAAAGTGTAGGGTTATTACTAAATTAATCCTTTTCTGTACAGAACGACTATCTACATTGACAAATTAACAtgcagctcaaactgctggtcGAGAAACTTCAGATTTTGTGTAGAAAGTAGACATCCCCTTAAGTAAGGAAAATTCCATCCTAGAGCCTGATGGGTCAGCAGTGTGacaaataatacaaaatatttagtgttcatattttatttataacatacAATAATTACATTATTTACATCTTATCTCATTGTTACATAATTTTATCTACATAGTTCAGTTTTAAATGATAACACCTTATCACACAGTCACATTTTGCATGAAACGTTAATATCTTTATTTGTAAGGCataaatccgtaacgaggaaatccgtagaagaaccagagtgaccgacatagcccaacaaattagccagctgaagtggcagtgggcaggccacgtctgccgcagaaccgatggccgatggggcagacgtgttctggagtggagaccgcgtatcaggaAGCGCAGTGTGGGCGACATGACGTGTCGCACGACACATGTCGCCGTCTGCCACGTGGCACGGCATCCCGCCTTAACGCCGTTACGTCAAAGACAAAGGTTAATCGTTTCCCCGCCGCATGCGTATGTCACAGTGTGATTGGCGTGAttatcaaacaaaaaatatgaatacGGAGAATAGATAAGCCggcggaaatatctgagaacctggctaagtgacgtcatgcaacgcgctcgcgttggcaccggtattggataggcgaaaacgggcgagctgcggggaagcgcattccagtgAGAGGTGCGTAGATATTTCCGCCGCGttatactaataaattattGAGATATTACATCAGATTAATCCTTGACTATCACATTACGATTCAGACGTGAGCTGCTTGTAGTATTCTATGTAAATCTCGCATTGTTCAgctgaaatacaaaaaaaaatatgaagatTTCATTCtgttcacgcgaacgaagccgtcggtatcatctagtaaaaggTAAGATGCCATTTTCACCTTTGCTCCCGTAACTTT
This window harbors:
- the LOC117988409 gene encoding nucleolar protein 11 — translated: MAKLHNYYVLCPLIDQKSFLGVTQDQDDENVIVTLGRNVVNKYRLSDQKQIGGWTSKDHLTSAVIFDKHQGAYVGVFNKNTIKIWKEDSCNLDKSKKFKFSVNIMKLIPRNCEPPLIVFESGNSASLPYALDNRKTYNTKLLIKDSETIVDTGYYNIQKTDYICYLIKNNKGSYEIMTCPIREELGDMEKSKLNRIKVTRAEGTKAHIVGELISSDNNLAIYFMWSDAKITEYNLLKKSWKTIGNVPWISTDASVSIAWMGKDHLILFGSNTDQDGAILVAYNSILGVGSCKYPMKMYSESAKLYCFNSRIILEASNHIGMLPYMVEVNRNLSSLLGSHEIVQDDCTDIVNWDTPVEPAFSYPEEVKDLLKFGLTERSMCSQVVAKLVDLDDIDKVNRVIRTFVDIPESILVVLLNYVIKKINPSKIDITNHEEFIKFCDHDNQCFALLRYLFEIAFSDAILIPYLRNSLSLDNALFLMTYITYLLVDSDIFINPHYESKLFDWCILLLDSFYQQNVLSKDEKVLDVLSNVHKVVGSLIDQLIAIDSTLPILHKIANGTYTDSEDRETMPYTIELVTI
- the Fdh gene encoding alcohol dehydrogenase class-3; translation: MSTAGQVIKCKAAVAWKAGEPLSIEEIEVDPPKAGEVRIKIVATAICHTDAYTLSGKDPEGVFPVILGHEGGGIVESIGQGVTTVKPGDHVLPLYVPQCKKCKFCLNPKTNLCQKVRVTQGQGLMPDGTKRFRCKGQELFHFMGCSTFSEYTVVHEISLCKIDDKAPLDKVCLLGCGVTTGYGAAINTAKVEAGSNCAIFGLGAVGLAVALGCKVSGANRIIGVDTNPDKERIARKFGVNEFVNPKDHDKPIQQVLIDMTDGGLDYTFECIGNVNTMRAALEAAHKGWGESVIIGVAAAGEEISTRPFQLVTGRVWKGTAFGGYKSRDSVPKLVDDYLQKKLPLDDFVSHKVSLDEIDVGFHLMHIGVAIRVVVLF
- the LOC117988411 gene encoding RNA-binding region-containing protein 3-like produces the protein MSKVLIIKHLPSMLSFEDKKQLLKHFGAEQVWETSKKRDYVFASFSTLEKAELSLSRLHQLEIAQRRLVVEYSFEKVPVEQTKQKNESDSSTTNLIREFLRALNAWNPSVDFYQPPPTHIKYKYPKATSQIVINIVHALFTHRPFYTQTLHLMNKMALDTPFQENNAALEFFKETFREYFSYEIPVLPASESESEISSDETCEKQKQHLPSVLKRKHTLPKTRKRAAAVLSTASLPKPKKPHVVIDQKEVFDVVTPVAESKKISLVVSQDALAKQAEEPQVIGELGRFQKEEQASEEAVETVEPEKPAITRKELLKNRISYSDMKILPVFKNYHPGEPSMRLYIKNLAKNVTEQDVKRIYKRYVDHIPEDELIGFDVRVMQEGRMKGQGFVTFPSVRIAENALNETNGYLLKEKPMVVQFARAANKKT